The nucleotide sequence cagcaatcaaacaacataatgatttccacaaagaaaatataaaaaatatatttatgttatgtagtcttattttatattttttaaataatataatacaatattatacattattttttagaattgagaaatacttataatatcttatccgcgcgtagcgcggttaaaaaatctagtaaaGAGAATGATCAAAGGAAGCGATGGTTCAGTCAACCGTCGCTCTTTTAGACTATTCTATTTCAAGATGCATGATTTATTATTCCTATTTTATCCATGTTTCCGAAgataaataaatgtatatacACGCTCTATTTATGACAAATCTTTTCAAAACTTATCTTTATTAGACAGATCACGTAATCTCTGCAACGAATTTCATATTTTCCACGTTATTTTTATCATTGAGTTGACATTTCAAGCTTTTTGGTTGCTCGGATTTTGAAAACCAGGAGgacatttttttgttcttatggTCAgttaaaagcttttttttttagaacaaataactttttttatggCCACTCAGAAGTCAGAACCGGTGGTCTTAATTAGTGGCTCTTTCttggaaaaaaagaagacatTTTCGCAATATGATTGTATTAGAGTGCATTAGTTTTGTTGTATGCTTATTGGTGGTGGTACTAATGTCCTGTATTAAAATTATACTGGTTATAGTAGAATAACTAGCACATGaaactctctctcctctcctagAGAGAGATTTTCTCTCTCGATTTCTTCCTCTCTTATCAATCTCTTATCTTTCAGAGAGGTTAGATTTGTtcgagagtgagagagagatatcCTTTTGTTTTCCGGCTACGGTTCATCCGACCGGCTTTCGTCTCCGGCGTTCTCGCGTTCTTCTCCGGCGGAGAGCAGCCGGCTTTTGACTCTGGGATGCGGTGTATCCCTTAGCTCCATGTCGCCGGTTTTTGGTTCCGCGTCACGCCTCGTTGGTGCTGACGGCGGCTTTTCATCGGGGTTATCCCGGTTCAGTTTGACTGGCGTCTCTGTTCTTCCTCCTCCCAATCGACTCTCTTTCCTTGGCCTCATCGATGGTTGAGGGATGATAGAAGACGATTGAATCATTTGGAAAGGTCTGGTCCGGAAGCGATTCGACTAACCGTGAAGAAGGCTCTGTCTGAGCATCTTTCTTCATCGGCTTCAGTTCCGCTGTCGGCGGAAGTCCGTCGCCTCTCCTTTGCAGCGCCGGTGGAAGATGGTTGATTCTCGCCTTGACACGTGTCACAGAATGCTGGGCGTTCGTACACGCGGTGGGCAAGTTGTCAACTCCTTCCTCTTCCGGTTTTTCGTTTTGGGCTTTAGGCCCTGAGCGGTTTAGTACAGTATTGCCTATTTGATGGGCCTGTTGTCTTTTGTTATGTTTTGGATTGGGCTTATTTGGGCCTTTtccttttaataaaatatcagtgaaaaaaaaaaagaataactaGCACATAAATTTATGAGTAATTGGCGTAGATGCACCCAGAAATCCATGTAATTTGCCATAtaaccttgtttttttttaatatttttagtgactATAATACCcttatctctatctctctctcttctccctttTATGTGTTCTAATCTCTTTATCTCTCGTACAAATTAttcaaatcatcttctaattcaacacaaatctttatttttttattctgattcttttgACACCCATAATGCTAATCTTATTTTCTCACCCCAGTTCTAATATTTCCAATTTCGAATCACAATcaacttttagataatatatacgtTAGTAGGTACTTACCtgctattatttagattttaatggatTCTTAATCGATACATGAAGTGTTAGCTGTTACAAATAGATTTGAAGCTATTTAATAgataactaattaattgttaatagtttcattaactGCTATATGATTTGTTAGTTGATACATTTGTTTGATACATAGATTGTTAGATGATACTGAAATTATTAGCGGATATGTTAGTTGGTATGTAAATTGTTACCtgctatgtaaatatttagctGATAGATCTAGAGTTACTTGTTTTCGACAAAGCATAAGGGCATTTTCGTCCGCACAGTGTCAAAAAGTTACTCCTTTTTGAGTTATCCATAATTAAGGGCATTCAGCAAATTTGGACCTTAATTGGGGATATTCCACACATTGTCTCTAAATTTATAGTAGTTACGGGGTAGGTATTATAGTAAAATAAgacaaatttttatatttttattttttcagaattttttaaTAACAAGCAGTTAAAAACTGAAGAAGTTTtctctttaaaatatttatataaaaataccaGATATATACTATAATATGTTTGTTTTTATCTTATAAAATACGTCGTTGTCATGATAGTTACGCATAGGCCTAGTTACGCATCGTAACGTAATCAAGATTTACTGTGATTAGTGAGTGAATTACTATTTTCGTGTTAGTAATCAATTTTATTGAAAAGAATtattatatgaaataacacTATATTTACGTGGTACATTATGGATTGTGTCATTTTGTaccactaattttttttagaattttatacATTACTTATATGtaatagagaaaaagactaggatagcaccaaaccaagtttttgttcccaaagtagcactcaaggctcaaagtcacaaaaataagtttcattaaagaggtaaatatacacttataccccttaggttaattaatccaaaccttagggtttagagttaaggggtggggttttggaattagagtttaaaattttataaaaaataaatactaaaataaaaaataaaaattttaaaaacagtttcaaaaagtatttttaaattataaaaagaaaattttcaaaaaaaaaaataaaaaaaaatttcgaaaaaaagattttcaaaaaaaaaaattataaaatttcgaatctgaaaactcataatctgaaactataaaatttttttttttttattttattatttttatttttttttgtttgtttatttaattttaaaccaagggtattagggatattttaccctttaatgaatatcatttttgtgactttttccttctagtgctatttttgagacataaacttcaaaaggtgctattattgacaattgccctatgTAATATTGGTAAATCAATttctaattaattaattcaaaagTTTCCATAATTCATTATATGTttgcatttttaatttaataataaacatatattttttctaacaaaatcttataaAATGTTTCAccactattttataaattattattatattattattattttaaaagaaaaaggaaaatatgctaatattattgtatattacATATAGATAAAAGATATATTATCAAGctaaatgataaatataattacataaaCTAATACGCGAACTATTTTCCTAGATTATAAAATCAAACTAagtatattcatattaaaattatatatacatgctcataaataaaatatttccttcaattaaactaaaacaatttttataaaaaataagtaacgtctgatatataattttcatattaactataaatacaaaagtaataaaataatttacatcaaaacttaaacttttaaccaaaaatatttaaaattttctataaaaaatagataacacataaccatatatatatataaataaattttttaacacatattaaagttataaattttagacAGCTATTTTTGTGGCCGCAATTTAGgttaaacaaattattttaatttactttacaaaaataatttgaacggtcaataaaaataataattacattaTTGAATAGGTTAAGTCACTACTATATGTTAACTGTTTTATTAAATTCTAACAACTGAGTATTACAATAAGTTATAAAAATCCGAAAATGagtatattatgtttttaaaatccaTCAATTATTATAGTTCAAACAAGCTAGATgtgtttattataaaacaaaaaaaaaactaaaactaaaacccAAATCAGTCTACAGATACTTTTgtattatcaaattaattatttttttaaatgtttccgCTATTTGAAAGTGTAGATAGaatcaaataattaatatttaatatagaatattacaaaaagagccaaaaaatacatatataaaacacattagCCATCGATGTCTGTCATTATATGTGTTTTCATTCAATCAAACCCAAAGACTACCAACTCTAATGTTTCATCGACATTGAAGATATCTCCCTCCACAAAGGACagattatctttttgttttgttttgtttggtctgagacatgaaaataaaagataactaAAGAATGATTAAAAGACGGATTATAATTTCATGATTAGGATAAGGATAAGGTAGGCCTTATCGTAATTATAAATGACGTTGGACTACAGACCGAACCAAAAGTAATATTTTAAGGTTAGACGGAATTGCACTAATTCAGATTTCATTAATATGATCTACAAGAAATCTTATTTCGAAACAATCATCCACCTGTATTACAGAATAACTAATGACTAAGACAAGAAAACAACCTTCGTTGATCAGTTAAATGAACATTCACCTTGatctataaaatttaattaaataatgtatatacACATTAGTtgtcttttaaattatttaaacaataaacaaTATATACATTGATCATTTACTTCACAATCCACAACTTTTTCAAACGATTAATCTGACGGCCGGCTTAATCTATGGTTCAAGATTAAACTGGATAACAGGCAATACCGCAAAACATTAAACAGTCAAATACATATGACACATCCTTAGATTGCTGTGACAAGAGCCTTTTTCTCTACTTCGCATATATGACTAAGGACGACCGAGTCAAAGAAAAATCGAACCTCATGTCATAAGGTTAAGACAAACTATTGTTGTTTATGGATTTTAACTATGTATCACTTTGGTCAATGATTTGGACTTCACTGATTTTGTATTAATAATCATGAGACGGCAATTTCAGAAAGAGAAGTATCGTATATCTAAAGTATTAAGGATCAATGATTGATTTATGAATTTCACTGATTAAGGATACATAATATATTTCCACTAACTCCCTTTGTAATACCCTAGTTCATTGCCGTGTATGTAACACATTGGTGCCGACTTGGATGAACCTCAACATCAAGGGTTTAAAGACAATACATGAACCAGTTAGACAATGGAACATGACACTCTGTGGGCTAAATGGAAAGTTTATTGACTTTATCCATGAAGTATTTGACAAAGAGAAGGCTATGGCCTTGATGCGTGTTAGTCAGTCAAGAATGTTTACATTACGTTCCTGTATTCGAGGACAAGATCCCTCATTTCTTGTAACAGTTTTGTGTATATAAACTCATGTAAATCTgtaaattaacatatgtctACTGATAACACCAACATCACTAATGAGTAGCGATCATACTCCAATCAGGTTGCTCAAGCTGAAAGCGCTGCAGGGCCGTGAGATTTTGGGAgtattttaataaagatttcaaTGAGATCTTCCCACCgaattttttttggagatttttAGACAAGTACATAGCCGAATCTAAGTGATTTATTTTACTCTTGTATTCGGTTGACAGACTCCCCATACATTAACCATAACATGTCATGATGCAGAAGTTTATTCATTATTTTGATAAAAGGGTAATAATCGCCCAAACATTGATAGCAATAGCAATCGTTGGTTCATAgtatatataacaaaacaacTCAATGTTACATATTTATCTACTCCATGGCTTTGCCTTTGCGTCGGTTGTTGCTGCTCCCACAGCTCGTCTCCAGTACATAGCAGACAATAGAGTCAACGTCATCCCCGAAAATGCTATAAGCTTCCATGGCCTGCGTATAGCTAAATCCCATCGACAAAACCATCTCTACACTGCTGCTCACCACCGTCTTCTCTTTTACTGCCTCCTTTTGTTTCCAGTCAGTTCCTGCTTTCAAGAAATTTCATTTTCGTCTCAATATGCTTGTTCTTCTCAAGTGTGAGAGAGGAttcaaaagaaataatatacTCACTAGCTCCAGAAGAGGACGTCTCAGCATTAGAGGTGGGACCAATACGTGGCTTGGACCATTCCATAAGATACTCAGCACGAGAAGCTTCCATTACCGACCGTTCAATTTCCTTTTCCGTAAGCTCAAGATCAGAGTAATATCTCCCTTCTGCTAACAGCGCCTGTAACATAGTCAAATACCGTATAAGTAAGCCAATACACTCAAGACAGATCAGTGACTTGTATCATATAATATGGGTTACTTGCATTATCAATCTGATGTTCTTGCTGAGCCTTAATAGCAGCTTTCACCTGCTCTCTGTCCACGTGTCTCTGGATTCAAAACAGGAAATCTGATGAGGAAAAAACAAATAGATGCTACTTTTCTAGTTTGAATTACCAAACTAAACTTACCCCACTGAGGCTACCAAATCCGAGACCTGCACCAACTGTCAACCGATGTGGATCCACCAAAGAATTGTAATGGTTCCCATGGTGGTAACTCAGCCTTATGGGAGGTGTATCCGTGTTGTAGCTCCCTTGAAATATGTTGATCGGCTCTATAGGAAACAAAACATTTCAATTTCATAAATGTCTAGGTACACTAAAGAACATGAAcaactttttgttttaaaatgttactTTAAGTTGCACCTGTGCTATAGGAGTAAATGTGGATAGGCCTATTATACATTTCTGCTAAAGCTTGGATCTCCACGTTGTTTCCATAGACCTATATTACCATTATGTAAAAAGAGGTAAAAACAAGAGAAATTTAACAAAGCCAAGACATGAATAAGAGAAAGGCACCTTATTTCTTCTTTTCCTCTTCAAGTAAGAGGTAAAGCCTTCAGTTATGAACTGAGAAAAGTGATCCCTCTCGTGTTCCTAAACCATCCATCGTGAGTAAGTTCTGCCACTTGTTACCATTATAACTAAAAACACTACTTCTGTGCTCCCTCAAGACAAAAGTACATCGTAGTTTTAAAAGTAGCATAACACAGTAAGTAGTCTATCTATAAGTATCAAACTTGCTTCATATATTGTTGGTTCAAGATATCTTTCCCAACATACTGTTCTCAAAAGCAAATCAGATTGTCAAATCTAATGCAGTGTGCTGGTTATAAATCACACATTTATCCATATGCAATGTTGTTACTCGGAGTAACTTAACTCTCTTACTTAAAGTTTCATTCAAGTTTATTTATAACCTAATGCTTTATTTTACTTAAAAGCTTTCCTTTCTTGATAAGAGGAAGGAAATGCCAGAAACTAAGAATGCAGTACATTCAAATAAACAAGGTGAATAGCCTATATGTACGGTAGTAAGGTTCATTTTTTGCTCATCTAATGAAAGCTAAAGTCAAAACCACCTAGCTTGATAGAAAAATTACCATGTAGTCCATGCACAGTTGCCTAGTCATGTCGTGTGACTCTGAGTCTCCATATACTTGATCTGCCACAGCCCTGAAGAGACAGTTTCCATCTTCCACCATACGCCTGATCTCGAAGCCTTTCGATTGTCTAATCTCGGTTTCAAACTGAAGCTCTCTTTCCGAGCCAGAGCTAGAGCCAGCATGAGAGGGTACAAAGCACGGCATATGCTCATCGGAACTGTTATAGCCTTCGTTCTCACTCTGTGACCTTGGAGAAGAAGGGTGTGATCCACTTGGCAAACTCCTAGTGGAAACAAGAGAGCGAGGTCCAGCTCCTCTTTGTGCTGCTCCAATTCGTAAAGCACCGAAACTTCCCAAGACCGGTCTCCTATTATCATTCGAAGAAGGCTTCGGTGGAGGAACAGGTAAGGGCAGCGAATCAGGGGAATCACAATCTCTACCTTCACTTTCAACAACAACATTTTCTGAAACAATCAAACCTTCATCATCCTCTCTATCCACAGGCTCATCACTGGGGGGAAGTGATACATCCTTAGCCTCAGAACACTCCGCTTGTTCAACAACATTAACCTCTTCTTGCTTTCCATCCGTAGTAGTTTCTTCATCAATAGTCGCTGGTGGAACCTGAGCATTATTACTGCTTGCCTGTGGTGGCTCAGTTCCTGAGGAAGAAGTAGAGCGGGTTGCGTTGGAAGAACTTCCTCGTTGAATCAAAATACGAgccattttttcaaaatacaaagAAGGAAAAGATTAGAGGTGATGATGAAGATCCCAAGGTTTGTCCCTGGCTCTTGCTTTAGGGGCAACGATGACAATCCCTTGAGAGTGGGATTCCTTCCAGCCTTGGCACCAAAACCTTATCTGCATTCCCCTAGCATTCATCAATATTCCCCAACTTTAGACAATCCCAACAACACTTTCATCAC is from Brassica napus cultivar Da-Ae chromosome A4, Da-Ae, whole genome shotgun sequence and encodes:
- the LOC106446755 gene encoding OVARIAN TUMOR DOMAIN-containing deubiquitinating enzyme 6 isoform X2; the protein is MARILIQRGSSSNATRSTSSSGTEPPQASSNNAQVPPATIDEETTTDGKQEEVNVVEQAECSEAKDVSLPPSDEPVDREDDEGLIVSENVVVESEGRDCDSPDSLPLPVPPPKPSSNDNRRPVLGSFGALRIGAAQRGAGPRSLVSTRSLPSGSHPSSPRSQSENEGYNSSDEHMPCFVPSHAGSSSGSERELQFETEIRQSKGFEIRRMVEDGNCLFRAVADQVYGDSESHDMTRQLCMDYMEHERDHFSQFITEGFTSYLKRKRRNKVYGNNVEIQALAEMYNRPIHIYSYSTEPINIFQGSYNTDTPPIRLSYHHGNHYNSLVDPHRLTVGAGLGFGSLSGRHVDREQVKAAIKAQQEHQIDNALLAEGRYYSDLELTEKEIERSVMEASRAEYLMEWSKPRIGPTSNAETSSSGARTDWKQKEAVKEKTVVSSSVEMVLSMGFSYTQAMEAYSIFGDDVDSIVCYVLETSCGSSNNRRKGKAME
- the LOC106446755 gene encoding OVARIAN TUMOR DOMAIN-containing deubiquitinating enzyme 6 isoform X1; this translates as MARILIQRGSSSNATRSTSSSGTEPPQASSNNAQVPPATIDEETTTDGKQEEVNVVEQAECSEAKDVSLPPSDEPVDREDDEGLIVSENVVVESEGRDCDSPDSLPLPVPPPKPSSNDNRRPVLGSFGALRIGAAQRGAGPRSLVSTRSLPSGSHPSSPRSQSENEGYNSSDEHMPCFVPSHAGSSSGSERELQFETEIRQSKGFEIRRMVEDGNCLFRAVADQVYGDSESHDMTRQLCMDYMEHERDHFSQFITEGFTSYLKRKRRNKVYGNNVEIQALAEMYNRPIHIYSYSTEPINIFQGSYNTDTPPIRLSYHHGNHYNSLVDPHRLTVGAGLGFGSLSGRHVDREQVKAAIKAQQEHQIDNALLAEGRYYSDLELTEKEIERSVMEASRAEYLMEWSKPRIGPTSNAETSSSGATGTDWKQKEAVKEKTVVSSSVEMVLSMGFSYTQAMEAYSIFGDDVDSIVCYVLETSCGSSNNRRKGKAME